The Candidatus Neomarinimicrobiota bacterium nucleotide sequence CCACCTGGCGGTGACCGGGTCGGCGGACCTGGTCTCCGGTCTCGTATTGGTGAGTGTCGTTATCGATATTGAGCGGATCGGCGACTACACAAAAAATATTTTCGATCTGGCCCGGAACCACACCGCACGCCTGACCGCCGGGAGTGCGGAAGCTAAGCTGAGTCGTATCGAAACCATCGTCACGCGCGAGTTTAAGGACATGATCACGGCTTTTAAAAACAGCGATGGAAATCTGGCCCGGAAAATCATGGCCGA carries:
- a CDS encoding PhoU domain-containing protein, producing HLAVTGSADLVSGLVLVSVVIDIERIGDYTKNIFDLARNHTARLTAGSAEAKLSRIETIVTREFKDMITAFKNSDGNLARKIMAEYKEEVSAACDSITHGVVSGEIKDLDACNGAAVALYARYLKRIAAHSRNIITSVVNPFDSIGYPYPDIQQDR